The Erigeron canadensis isolate Cc75 chromosome 1, C_canadensis_v1, whole genome shotgun sequence genome segment GTGAGTAATAAAAATGACTGCTATTAATGATGCTTGATTTATTGTACATTGAGTAATCATTACCCATTATTGGGTAGTACACCATTATCTAGTAATTTGGGGGTAATAAGACTAAGTAATGAATAACCCATTAATTAGCCATTTTCATGTAGCTTCCGAAAATTTTTACAGCCTTTTCGTTCAGTTATATACACATATCTTTGATCCATTTCAAATGTTATCTTCTACAAAGCACATCGaatattttataacttaaattataatatacattTCTCCCGACCAAAATTGcattcttaatttttatttttttttaaaatatgtatggAATATATACTTTGGATATAATATAGTTAGTTATagtcataattaattaaatatgtttacTATGATGTCCAAACATTTACGTTAATATTCATAAATTCATAAAcactttcttttaatttttttcaaaaaaaccttaaatatatttatataatcaagaaagtatatatatacaccaacatttcatatatcttttttaataaaaaagaaaagttaattTATCTACatttaattgatatttttatgaacCAAGCACCATCAATGATAAAAGAAATACTATTATATTCCTTAGTATTCCCTTTACCTTACCCATTATCATTGTTTGACATGAACCAAGCACACCCTAAATCACAGACTCACAAGTTATATCTCTAAGTCCtgtttgatacatatataatcgTGGCAGCGTCTATTGTACGAGGTTTGatgcgttttttttttctctcaaagaattttatgatttaagttgtttttattgACCCAAAACAAACTTAGAGTACGTATAGTCAAAAGTATGTCCCTTTAATATAGACCTTTAAGTTGTGAGTAGATAATTTACCTATGCATTAGTCAAAACTATATCCCTTTAGTATACAGTTGTGAGTTGGTTtgtatttaaacttttttttatctacGTTTATAATTAATAGCTAAATAATTTAACGCACTAATTGATGAGTTTTTACGGCTTTAattaaaagtcaatttgatctaatggACGACATTTAATCAAAAGTAGACTAACTGCCAACTAATAAATTAATAGctatatattatactttttgatGAAGCAAATAATATTAGTTACATGATGATACAACCAATAAAATAAGTTTTTCTTCCATGTAGATTCACAAAATGGACCGTTCTAGTGCTAAAGTAAAGACTCAAGATAGAAGTTTACTTCTTGTAAAAAGTTCATGaaatttaaagttttagaaTCATATTTTGAggaatattatttaatttatggaCCGGTAATACTTGCTACAAAGATGACGATGATGACAATTTATTGTATCAATCTATGCATTCTCCTATTAATTTGTTGATCAATTTTTACATCAAGTTAAATTATCGAATATTCATTGAAagttattagttaaataaattgaacaaAACATGTGTATAAATGTAAGtctttatataataacaaaCACTTGTTAATTGTTAAAATTCACTATTATGAGCCTACAATATACAAAGACAGATAAAAGCTAATCTGCACCATATACATAAACCCTCCAATTTCTCATAACTTCGccaaaattaatttacataatGCAATGATCTTGAACTACAACTCTACAAGCAACAATAGGTAGCTACTAGATTGCATGAgcataaaataagaaaatgatcTTGAACTACAACTCTACAAGCAACAATAGGTAGCTACTAGCTAGCATGAgcataaaataagaaaagacATATCAGTTGTGCAAACATCCAAAGAATCACCAATTCACCATAAGTCGTACTATGAGTCGTACAAGCTATTAGCACAAAAACGAACTGGCATATCGATCAATTGTGCTTCATGGAATCATATAATATACAGACTTGTTCTATAACACCGCCAAAATCATATGCTATCAAAGAGCATAAAACTCATACGAAAACCATTAACTGcgaaacaaaatcaaaaacgaCTTTTTGCTCCAAactttgtataatttttttagcaGATACAAGTGTTTGTCGGAATTAGCCTTGGGGCAATCTCTTATTTCATTTTCGGAACGATTTACGTCACATTATATTGCATTGCTAAATTATCTATCCGTTCCTTCAAAGTTTCAGAAAACCGACCCGCCTACTTATTCACTATACCTTGGATGGTGACATAGCATTTGATACATTAGTTGACGATATAACATTTGATTTGTTGGTTGAAGACATTTTTCTTTGCATAGTATTTTGGTGAAAGCTTATGATATAATGGGTAAAATTTTACAAATGAATGTGACatgtatgtgtttatatataatgCTACGGTGGTGATCGATCAAATATAATGGATATGAATCTTTTTAGCATATGcagttatatatttatgtaacaAACTAAAGGATAAATATACAGAATTATACAGAATTAAGACAGCTGACTTACATGTTTTTATTAGCACatgctttttttaaaaaaaaataacaaacataAAGATGAAGTCCACTTTAACAGGTATAATTTAAGTGGTCATGATGAAATGAAATTTCAATCGGATGGCTGTGTTTTACTTTCAAGTGTAAGCACtggaaacaatatatatatatatatatatataaaatagggttaagtatctggaagtgtaaataacttttatatttttttaattgtgtgaatgtaactttcatttggttcattgtatgcaactaacccgctaaatttgaacgattaatgtaaaactttaaggttgaccaatcaaaaacttctacatggcagctcatatggcgtgccacgtatacacttttacattaattgttCAATTTGGCGGgttgattacatacaatgaaccaaatgaaagttacattcacacaatagaaaaaatgtaaaagttacttacatccCTAGATACTAAACCGTATAAAATACCATGACTTTTGATAACTTTAtcatttttaggtttttttcttGGGTATTACTAATAGTGAAGTATTGAGTTTATGACGTCATAATGAAATGATATATCATCACTGCTTAAGTCATACAAATAGGAATTGATAAGAATATTGTTAGGGGTGTttatcggttcggttttcggttattTGGTCTATTTGGtttggattttttatttttatttttcaaaaccaaaaccgaaccaaaacctaattcaaaatatgaaaaccaaaccgaaaaccaaattaaaactCGTTTCGGTTTAAAAacgaaaaaaccaaatatgaaaaacacaaatataccATTTCTTTTTGTCTAAGTTGTGATCAACCAAAATAGgtttataatttcaattttcaccaaactagtaaatttaaaccatatggataaacaaataacataagtactgaaacaactaaactcttgtttgtcatcattattaaaaattattcatcaaaattgaatttatctaatttcataaaaaagttaatatgattAACAAATAgacatataaagtaaaaaatacattaataattgtcCATAAAAAAAAGATACGAATTAAATATTTAGTAATACATAATTgtaatataagttattcggTTTAACCAAATTAATTATCCTTTGcccataaccaaaccaaaatccgaatatataattcggtttcggttacaaaccaaacccaaaaccaaattcaaaaacggTTTGGTTTTATTCGGTTTTTTAAACGGTTCGGCTTACAGTTTAACCGGGTAAAAACGAAACCGTGAACACCCCTAATAATGGTAGATACTTTTAATAAGTTCTCTTAAAAATCTTGTTAATTAGGTGATTATAacatttgataaaatcaaataattgaactaggaaaaaaataaataaattacacttGTCATgttctaaaatttttaaaaagaattacGAAGTATTAgactatattttaaaaatatatattatttcccTGTTAATAAAATACCATGACTTTTGATAACTTTATCATTTTTGTGCACTACATTCTTACATGAGATGTGATACCCTTTCAAAACATTGATAATCTTGTTATATCTAACAGTTTATATCAAGTTTTAGATAAACTAACTTTTATTTGATAGATCTTTGTAAGACTCTCAAAAGCCGTCCAATAATCCACTCCTATGTTAGCAAGGATACTCATTGTGATGAGACTTTGATTGGAAACGAAAGATTACGCATTCTAATTAAGTTTTCATTGATCTTTTAATGGAAGTTGGTTCCAACATTGATGTACTGCATTTTTATCATATCTTTCACCTATTATTTGTACAATACTCATACATTGTCAAAAGGAAAATTGAGAAAGGTAAATCTTTTCGGAACACACTCTATAACCATAGGTACGTAATGTGGTGACGAAAAAGAAAACGGGCTTGATTTTTATACCATCCCACCGTTGACCCGAACAATCTGACCGTTAACCCATTCACCGGCATCACTCGCCAAGAACCCAACCAACGGAGCAACATCCTCCGGCTGCCCAAGTCTACCCAATGGAATCTGATCCACTGACATTTTCACCATTGCGTCGGTTTTCCCTTCAAAAAACATGTCAGTTGCTATAGGCCCTGGAGCAACACAGTTAGCGGTGATCTTGGTCCCTTTAAGCTCTTTTGCCAGAATCTTCACCATAGCTTCAACCGCAGCTTTGGACGCTGTATATGCCCCATACCCTGGTCTCAAAGACGCCACTAAAGACGTGGTCAGACAAATGATCCTCCCTCCACCTCCTTGTTTCAGCCGGTTTGCAGCCTCCTTGCAACATAAATAAGCGCCTCTGGTGTTCACTGCAAAGATCCTATCGAATTCGTCTAGAGAAGAGTTGGGGAGTGAGTTGTAGCTAGCGTCCATAACCCCCGCGGCATTCACAAGGACATGTAAAGGAGAGTCAAATGCGGATTCAGCAGCATCAAATAGCCCTTTCACTTGCATCGGGTCAGAAACATCCGCTTTGACCGCAATAGCACGCTGTTGTCCTAATTTTTTATTCGATcagtaaaacaataacaaaCGATAAGTACGAAGCTTAAAGTTGGTTGTTAAAATCTTGAACACATATAAACTACATTAGGGAAAATAAGTGTATAAATTTGCTATTTTATTTTGATCTCAGCGACTACTGGAAGTATGTCAGTTCTGTTAGCTAGCATAAACATTaacaagaaaacaaatactGTATTAGTTGAATACCTGGTTGTTTCCCTTGGCAAAGGGACATAGAATTGATTTCTGAGACGACAAGATCGGCTTGAGTGGAATTGGAATTGTAATTAATGACTAACTTGGCTCCAAGGGATGCGAGGTGAAGTGATATAGCTTTGCCAATGCCTCGAGATCCCCCGGTGACGATGGCAACCCGGTCTTGGAGTTGGAGGGGCTGCTGAGGTTGCGCGGTGTGGAATGATGAAACACTGCTGACTTCGCTTGCCATTGATTAAGATGATTCTACGTTGATGTGAGTGTTATTATCAGAGGTAGAGTATATCTATAGGCGTGTTGTATTTATAATCGGCGTTAGGTCCATATGGTGAGTGGATCACCTTGAGAAATCTTCGTCACTGCTTAAGTCACAATTGAGTTTTATATGttcattttcttaattatttgtGTGTAAGTCTACGTGTCATAGAAAAAGAACTCCGTTAATCACTTGATTAACGTTAACAGTCAACGGCAACTAATTCTAAACTCATCAGACAAAACCATCAAATCTATTAATTCATCATATCTATATAAAATACAATTAGAAAATGCTACTTGAGACTTCATTTAACTTGCATAAAAAGatcatatattttcatattaaaaacgcacccctgaattttatggtaaatgtacaactatCTAATGTATCTTAACAAAATCCATTAAGGCttcatttagcaaaacccaataCAATTTCAACCTGATAAATAATCTTTCATTGAAACGTTTACATTTATGCTTATCATTACTCATAACTTATTTATGATGTGTTACATTGTTGGATAAGAGAACAGTTACTGTACATATGATTttagatgtaaattaattaaaagaaaaataggtGGAATCATAAGTGACACATCATATGGATTCTATTTATTCTTTTTCCTCATCTTACCTTTGATCAAGAAATTTTGTTAggaaaattaatcattttccaaattaaaaatctaactATATCTAAGATAAAATAATTCTACTGCAATTTCCTTTCATACAACTATCACGAACCACCATACAAAATCGATGGTTGGCAAAATGCCTGTCACCCTATCCACTCTGGAAACACTGAAACATATTCGTTGTGGTGCATCACAAGTAAATTTCTAGTGTTTGCTTACACTAAACTattaaaccaaaaacaaaaacctttGAACTACACATAATTTGAGAAAACTTCGAAAGGCTCTACCTGTAAGAAGCCGAAGGCCAGGCTATAACTTtacaaacaaacatgttattCTTTTTAAGGAAACTTAAAATTAGAACCTCCGGCAGCAGCATCACTCGGTCCTGTGCTAGGGTTAATAGCTACCCACAACAATGAAAGTGTGATAGCAATAAGCCCAGACCATACAAATACAATCGTCGGTGTCTTCCCTCTCCTCCCCATCAACCCTTTGAAAAACGGATACAAATGTGCCAAAACCCAAAAACTGAAAAACGCACCACCGATGAACTTGCCCCACTGTGGGTTTATGCTGTAAATCGTCCGGGAGAAAGCAACCACCATCGCGAGAACGTTAAGCATTGCTATAACAATAGGTGGAATCATAAGTGACGTCCATTTCACTAGATATAACTCGGCGTAAACATCATCACTGTCTTCAACGGCTTTTGAGGTTAAAGTAAATGATATCTCAATCCCTGCAATCACCTTCAATAGTCCTTGAACCACGGCTGCTAAATGTGAGCTTGTGCCGGAAATTAGCCAAAACTGCTCGTTCCGCCACCAATCTTCTAAAGACACTTCGGACCATCGCACTTCCAGCACCGCAAGTCCAATCAAGCATAATGTCATCAATAAGAGGTAGATTAAGAAGGTGGCATTGAGATTTTTGACTATGAAATGACCGGATAATAGTGAGAGTGCTGGGAGAAAACAATAAACGATGAGAAAAAGAGATGTGAATGGGTAGAGACCAACATTTAGGTAAGCTAAACGTTGTAGCCATTTGAGGCGTTTGGAAGCTAGAAAAGCATTGTTTCTTGAGAAGAAAATTTCGACGGAACCAGTGGCCCACCTGAGCACTTGGTGGAGTCTATCAGTGAGATTAATAGGTGCAGAGCCACGGAAAGCATCTCGTTTTGTGAGACAGTAGATGGACCGCCACCCACGGTTGTGCATTCGATACCCCGTTACCACATCTTCTGTCACTGATCCATAAATCCATCCCACTCGATCACCCCATTCTGTTTTGTCCTCATACCTGTGTTTAAACcaacatcaacaacaaaatgAGTCTATTGCATTATAGTTCACTGTTAGCAAGTAGCAATATATATGATACGGATCAGGAAGTGGCAGAAGGTTGGGCTGGGCTGGGCTCTTATTAATAAATTACGGTTTATTATTAATGTGTTCTCCaagttagggttagggttatgTCCTATTTAAATAAGGCTTGTAGCCACCGTGTTTTAGGTCATTGGAGATTATCATTGTTTTAGTTTACTGTCTTTATCATTCGGAGTTGCTGAGGCTCGAAACTCAGTATCTATCCTTCTTATCTATTAACAGCCAACTCTATTCGGCTTTACTATCTTCTGTTCTTTTAAATATAGTATTGTTGTTGGTTGCTTTACTGGTTGATTCAtatcaatatacatataaaactaGCATGAAGTTTAGtcaataaaaatcaaaactt includes the following:
- the LOC122609925 gene encoding NADPH-dependent aldehyde reductase-like protein, chloroplastic, producing the protein MASEVSSVSSFHTAQPQQPLQLQDRVAIVTGGSRGIGKAISLHLASLGAKLVINYNSNSTQADLVVSEINSMSLCQGKQPGQQRAIAVKADVSDPMQVKGLFDAAESAFDSPLHVLVNAAGVMDASYNSLPNSSLDEFDRIFAVNTRGAYLCCKEAANRLKQGGGGRIICLTTSLVASLRPGYGAYTASKAAVEAMVKILAKELKGTKITANCVAPGPIATDMFFEGKTDAMVKMSVDQIPLGRLGQPEDVAPLVGFLASDAGEWVNGQIVRVNGGMV